A section of the Anabaena cylindrica PCC 7122 genome encodes:
- a CDS encoding SulP family inorganic anion transporter yields the protein MQITNTIHFRNLRGDIFGGVTAAIVSLPLALAFGVASGAGPVAGLYGAVCVGFFAALFGGTPTLISEPTGPMTVVITGIISSFTANDPENGLAMAFTVVMLAGIFQIIFGIFKLGKYITLMPYSVISGFMSGIGVILIILQIAPFLGQATPKGGVLGIVQNLPNLLGNINPIALILGVMTVAIIFLTPSKVKRIVPPQLIALVAVTVVSLVFFGDADIKRIGVIETGLPKIQLPTFTLSNVTIMLVDGVMLGMLGCIDTLLTAVVADSLTRTEHKSDKELIGQGIANVVSGLCGGLPGAGATMGTVVNIQTGAQTAVSGLTRALVLLVVVLGAAGITQSIPMAVLAGIALKVGVDILDWSFLKRSHKVSLKGSIIMYGVLLLTVFVDLIVAVGVGIFIANILTIERLSSMQSETVKAISDADDAIDLTPEEKSLLDAANGRVLLFYLSGAMIFGVSKAISREHNAIKDCDVIVLDLSDVPMMGVTASLTIESAIREACEKGRQVIIVGAAGKIKKRLDNLGVLSLLPPHHLMVDRKEALTQAVALVHSLATETNAPVS from the coding sequence ATGCAAATAACTAATACTATTCATTTCCGCAATTTACGCGGAGATATTTTTGGTGGTGTTACAGCTGCCATTGTTTCTCTACCACTAGCTTTAGCCTTCGGTGTCGCTTCCGGTGCTGGCCCTGTAGCCGGTCTTTATGGTGCTGTCTGTGTGGGCTTTTTCGCAGCATTATTTGGTGGTACACCAACTCTGATTTCTGAACCTACTGGTCCAATGACAGTAGTCATCACCGGTATTATCAGTTCCTTTACAGCCAACGATCCAGAAAATGGCTTGGCTATGGCTTTTACCGTAGTGATGTTAGCAGGGATATTTCAAATTATCTTTGGCATCTTTAAGCTAGGGAAATATATAACCCTCATGCCCTACAGTGTAATTTCTGGCTTTATGTCAGGAATTGGGGTGATTTTGATTATTTTGCAAATTGCGCCTTTCTTGGGGCAAGCAACCCCTAAAGGTGGAGTATTAGGAATAGTTCAAAACCTACCTAATTTATTAGGAAATATCAACCCCATTGCTTTAATTTTGGGTGTGATGACAGTGGCAATTATTTTCTTAACCCCATCGAAAGTTAAGCGCATTGTCCCACCTCAGTTAATTGCATTAGTAGCAGTGACAGTGGTTTCTTTGGTATTTTTTGGAGATGCAGATATAAAACGCATTGGTGTAATTGAAACTGGTTTACCAAAGATTCAACTGCCAACTTTCACGTTATCAAACGTCACTATCATGTTAGTTGATGGGGTAATGTTGGGGATGTTGGGATGTATTGACACTCTATTAACTGCCGTGGTTGCTGATAGCTTAACCCGCACTGAACATAAATCTGATAAAGAATTAATTGGCCAAGGTATCGCTAACGTAGTATCTGGTTTATGTGGTGGTTTACCCGGTGCTGGGGCAACAATGGGAACTGTTGTTAATATCCAAACGGGGGCGCAAACTGCGGTATCTGGTCTCACTCGTGCTTTGGTACTGTTGGTTGTGGTTTTGGGTGCTGCGGGGATAACTCAGAGTATTCCGATGGCTGTGTTAGCTGGTATTGCCCTGAAAGTAGGGGTTGATATTCTCGACTGGAGTTTCTTAAAACGCTCTCACAAAGTATCTCTCAAGGGTTCAATCATCATGTATGGTGTATTACTCTTGACTGTGTTTGTAGACTTAATTGTGGCTGTGGGTGTGGGTATATTTATTGCCAACATCTTAACTATTGAACGTCTTTCTAGTATGCAGTCGGAGACAGTCAAAGCCATTAGTGATGCAGATGATGCTATTGATTTAACTCCAGAAGAAAAGAGTTTATTAGATGCAGCTAATGGCCGCGTGTTGCTATTTTACTTAAGTGGGGCGATGATATTTGGTGTTTCTAAGGCTATTTCTCGTGAACATAACGCCATAAAAGATTGTGATGTGATCGTTCTCGATTTGAGTGATGTACCTATGATGGGTGTTACAGCTTCCTTGACTATTGAAAGTGCAATTAGAGAAGCTTGTGAAAAAGGTCGTCAAGTAATCATTGTTGGTGCAGCAGGCAAAATTAAGAAACGGTTGGATAACTTGGGAGTTTTGAGCTTATTACCTCCCCATCATTTGATGGTAGACCGCAAGGAAGCACTAACACAAGCAGTTGCTTTAGTTCACAGTTTAGCAACCGAAACAAATGCACCTGTTTCTTAG
- a CDS encoding ISL3 family transposase, with protein sequence MKFSVDQILNLPEMKVLDFQELVGAGIIITIEKAVNYSTCPDCEKTTYSIHQNHWRLIHDLSWSEKPVLLRINRRQFKCNKCKKVFSEKLNFVDKSKGYTKRLAIDIVAQVLDSNIHSVAERNDLSDEEVESMLKAQVSQILNINLNQVKRLGIDEIALVKGQGSYLAVLVDLDTRKPIELVKSRRIEEIREVIVKWGSQVLEQIVEVSMDLWSPYKSLVEELMPNANITADRFHVMKQVNDELDAMRKSEKRAAMSLDNKSERDRILAGLNKSKYSLIKNEDSLNEQQKERLNNVQKVSPILAKMHALKEEFRDIFESTKSWGESIMNLLDWMHDGLSYFPKSIGTMIRWFGEVVGYFDGRTTSGTVEGINNKLKLIKRLGYGFRNFSNFRLRSLLNWHFSINSP encoded by the coding sequence ATGAAATTTAGCGTAGATCAAATCCTCAATCTCCCAGAGATGAAAGTGTTAGATTTTCAAGAACTTGTTGGGGCAGGAATAATTATAACAATAGAGAAAGCTGTCAACTATTCTACTTGTCCAGACTGTGAAAAAACCACCTATAGTATACATCAAAATCATTGGCGGCTAATTCACGATTTATCTTGGAGTGAAAAACCAGTATTGTTAAGAATAAATCGCCGTCAATTCAAATGTAACAAGTGCAAAAAGGTCTTCAGTGAAAAGCTAAATTTTGTAGATAAAAGTAAAGGATATACTAAAAGACTAGCCATAGATATAGTTGCACAAGTATTAGACAGTAATATTCATAGTGTTGCCGAAAGAAATGACTTAAGCGATGAAGAAGTTGAATCAATGTTAAAGGCACAAGTATCACAAATATTAAACATTAATTTAAATCAGGTGAAAAGGTTAGGCATAGATGAGATTGCTTTGGTGAAAGGTCAAGGAAGTTATTTAGCAGTATTAGTAGATTTAGATACTCGTAAACCCATTGAGTTGGTGAAGTCAAGAAGAATAGAAGAAATACGTGAAGTTATTGTCAAATGGGGATCTCAGGTACTTGAACAAATAGTTGAAGTGAGTATGGATCTTTGGTCTCCTTATAAAAGTTTAGTAGAAGAATTAATGCCAAATGCGAATATAACTGCTGATAGATTTCATGTAATGAAACAAGTAAATGATGAATTAGATGCTATGCGTAAATCTGAAAAGAGAGCCGCCATGTCTTTAGATAATAAATCAGAGCGAGACCGAATATTAGCAGGATTAAATAAAAGCAAATATAGCTTAATAAAAAATGAAGATTCTTTAAATGAACAACAAAAAGAAAGATTAAATAATGTTCAAAAAGTTTCCCCTATTCTGGCAAAAATGCACGCCCTAAAAGAAGAATTTCGAGACATATTTGAATCCACTAAGTCTTGGGGCGAAAGCATAATGAATTTATTAGATTGGATGCACGATGGACTTTCTTATTTTCCCAAAAGTATAGGAACAATGATTAGGTGGTTTGGTGAAGTTGTAGGTTATTTTGACGGCAGAACTACTAGTGGTACTGTAGAAGGAATTAATAATAAACTCAAATTAATCAAAAGACTTGGATATGGATTTCGTAACTTTAGCAATTTCAGATTACGTAGTTTATTAAACTGGCACTTTAGTATTAATTCTCCATAA
- a CDS encoding lipid kinase — MSPRALLLVNRHARKGEENLLAAIHCLESLGFNVIPESTENPTHLGDVIRQYHHEIDLVIVGGGDGTLNAAVDAVVETQLPLGILPLGTANDLARTLGIPNSLPEACQVIAAGQLQHIDLGWVNGKYFFNAASLGLSVKITQRLTTEVKRRWGIFAYAAAAFQVIWKSRPFSAEIRINGQSIHVKTVQIAVGNGRYYGGGMAVFHDATIDDQRLDLYSLEVKHWWEIIPLLPAMRQGRHIHWPSVRAIQGKEFEVYTRKPRPINTDGEITTYTPAVFRVIPMAISVLVPPL, encoded by the coding sequence ATTAGCCCCCGCGCCCTGTTATTAGTAAATCGTCATGCCCGTAAAGGGGAAGAAAACCTCTTGGCAGCTATTCACTGTCTGGAGTCACTTGGTTTTAATGTGATTCCAGAATCTACAGAGAACCCAACACATTTGGGTGATGTTATTAGACAATACCACCATGAAATTGATTTGGTAATAGTTGGAGGTGGTGATGGTACTCTTAATGCCGCAGTCGATGCTGTAGTTGAGACTCAATTACCTTTAGGAATTTTGCCTTTGGGAACTGCAAACGACTTGGCTAGAACGTTGGGCATTCCCAATTCTTTACCCGAAGCTTGTCAAGTTATTGCTGCTGGACAATTGCAACACATTGATTTGGGTTGGGTAAATGGTAAGTATTTTTTTAATGCTGCCAGTTTGGGATTAAGTGTAAAAATTACTCAGCGATTAACTACAGAAGTTAAACGCCGTTGGGGAATATTTGCTTATGCAGCGGCAGCATTTCAAGTAATTTGGAAATCTCGCCCCTTTAGTGCAGAAATTCGCATAAATGGTCAATCAATTCACGTCAAAACTGTGCAAATTGCTGTAGGCAATGGTCGCTATTATGGTGGTGGCATGGCTGTATTTCATGACGCTACAATAGATGATCAGAGGCTGGATCTTTATAGTTTAGAAGTTAAACATTGGTGGGAAATAATACCTTTACTACCGGCAATGCGTCAAGGTAGGCATATACATTGGCCAAGTGTCCGTGCTATACAAGGAAAGGAATTTGAGGTTTATACTCGTAAACCACGTCCTATCAATACAGATGGGGAAATCACTACTTATACTCCGGCTGTGTTTCGTGTGATACCTATGGCTATCAGCGTTTTGGTACCACCACTATAA